The following nucleotide sequence is from Anaerococcus sp. Marseille-Q7828.
ATAAAGATGAGATTCACCAATTAAATAAAGAATTTAGGAAAGTAGATAGGCCAACAGATGTCCTATCTTTTCCTATGGATACAGACTTTATGGTTGAGGGTGTAGATGCCATGCTTGGCGATATTGTCATTTGCATGGATGTGGCAAAGGAACAAGCGAGAGACCTTGGCCATAGCCTAGATCGAGAGATAATGTATCTAACCTGCCATTCTACCTTGCATCTTTTGGGCTACGATCATATGAATGATGATGAGAAAAGAGAAATGCGTGCCCGCGAAAAAGAAGTTATGAAAATCTTGGGGGTCTTCAAAAATGACTGATAAGACTGATAGAGACCTTTTAAAAGAAGAACTTAAAAACGAAATCTTAGACGAATGGCGCAGAGAGGAAGATAGAAAAGAAGCTGCCCAGCAAAAGTTACACGAAAGGAATTTTGAAAAGGAAGAACTTTCCCATGGACAAAAGTTTCTAAAAGGCTTTGACTATGCCTACGAGGGCTTGGTTTGGGCCATCAACCATGAGAAAAATATGAAATTCCACTTGCTAATACTGGCCATACTTCTTGTAGGATCACTCTTCTTTAACCTATCTAGGGTTGA
It contains:
- the ybeY gene encoding rRNA maturation RNase YbeY is translated as MNLLITNETNEKIEMDEKLESVIKTVLETEGLSLAYEVSITFVDKDEIHQLNKEFRKVDRPTDVLSFPMDTDFMVEGVDAMLGDIVICMDVAKEQARDLGHSLDREIMYLTCHSTLHLLGYDHMNDDEKREMRAREKEVMKILGVFKND